GGAGAAATAGATCAAAGCCTCATTGAATTTCTGGTCAAATACCAATATATCGCCCAAAGCCATTTTAATGTAGGCTTCTCCGTATTTTGTCAAAGGCAGATCTATGGCCTCCTTTAGAATAGGAATAGCCTTCCCGGATTCATTTTTCTTAAAAGTGAGGAAATTCGCATAAGCCACCTGTAATTGGAGGGTAGTGGGTTGATATCCGTATTCTGAAACCAGTTCCTGGTACTTAGATTCTATTCCCGCGTAGTCTTTTTCGGATGCAGACATCAGCTCAATATCCAAAAGGTTTAATTGTGCGTTGAGTTGGGTGATACGGTCCACGCTGTTTTTATCGATATATCGGAAAATTTCGATCGCAATTTCAAGAGATTTGCTTTCCAGGGCATTTTCACCAAGTGCTTCTAATCGTTCTATGGAGGCCTCACCTGTTCTTTTAAAAATAGCTTTTTCCTGCAGGAAGGCGTATTTATACTGTTTTTGCTGAACAAACAACCAACTCAATAACTCGTTCCATAAAACAGCAGGTTCTTTTTGCGCTTTTTTAAGTGCCACCTCTCTGAGCAGCCTGTTGTTTTCATTATTGGGATCTTCGTTGATAAAGGAACTGATCCTTCCTATGACATTGCCCAGGGTAGACCTGCCATTACCTAGCAGTTCCAGATAGGCTTCAAACATTTTTTTGATCTTTCCCTGCTCCCCATAGATCAGGGCTATCTGGAAGTAATAATCGAGTTGTGGATTTAATTCCATGGCCCGTTCATAGGCCTTTAAGGCGTAATCCAGCAGGGCAAAACGCTGAAATCCTACACCTATTCCATATCCGTAATTGGGGTTGGTTTCTATCGCCTCCAGGGCTTTGTCGTAGTATTCCCCCGCCTGCGTGATCTTTTCCTGCAAGCGATAATTGTATCCGAGTTCAATGTAAATGGTAGGGTAGGCACTTCCGGATTCTATTTTATTTAATAGGAAGGCCTCTGCCTTATCGTAGGCCTCGAGCTGCTGATAACAGCGCACCATATTCTCAGCAAAATCCATCCTTCTGGGATTCTGTGCAACAAGCCTTTCATAAAAAACAAGGGCTTTTTCGTATTCTCCGTCATTGAAATACTGTTTTGCCAGGAAATCGTCCTGACTGAATAGGGGTAGAGCGGTGACAAAGCACAACCAAAAAATAAGAGCTTTCATCATGGTACTTTCTCAAAGGTAACCCAATCACGGAAGAAAAACTACCAAGAAAATCTTAATCTATAAGCTCAAATCCGGTATAGGGAATCAGCACCTTCGGAACCAGGATGCCATCTTTGGTCTGATAATTTTCGAGTATTCCCGCTAAAACCCGGGGAAGAGCCAAAGAACTACCATTCAGGGTATGGGCTAATTGGGTCTTCCCATTTTTATCTTTGTACCTGAGCTTTAAGCGATTAGCCTGATAGGTTTCAAAATTGGATACAGAGCTGATCTCAAGCCATTTGTCCTGCGCAGTTGAAAACACTTCAAAATCATAGGTAAGCGCTGAGGTGAATCCAAGATCGCCTCCGCAAAGTCGAAGTATCCTGTAAGGCAATTCTAGTTCACGAAGTATATTTTGAACATGGGCTACCATACCGTCCAAAGCTTTGTAAGAATTTGAAGGTTCTTCCACCCTTACAATTTCTACTTTATCAAACTGGTGCAAACGGTTTAGTCCCCTCACATCAGATCCGTAACTTCCTGCTTCCCTTCTGAAACAGGGAGTATAGCCAGTATAGCAAACGGGAAGGTCTTTAAGGGGTAAAATAGTATCCCGGAGAATGTTGGTCACTGGTACTTCAGCCGTAGGGATAAGGTAAAGATCATCTGCGGTAATATGGTACATCTGACCTTCCTTGTCCGGCAATTGTCCTGTTCCAAAGCCTGAAGTGGCATTGACGAGGTGAGGCACCTGCATTTCCCGATACCCGGCTTCCGTATTCTTATCGAGAAAATAGGAGATCAATGCGCGCTGGAGACGAGCCCCTTTGCCCTTGTACACCGGAAAACCCGCACCCGTTATCTTTACACCGAGTTCAAAATCGATGATGTCGTATTTCTTCGCCAGCTCCCAGTGGGGCAATGCCCCCTCATTCAACTCAGGAATATCACCTTCACGAATTACTTCTTCATTGTCTTCTTCAGAGTTTCCCGCAGGAACCAATTCATTCGGAATGTTAGGGATAAGATAAAGGGCCTGGTCTAAGTCCGAGACGACCTCATTGAGTTCTTCTCCTAATTTTTTAGAATCCTCCTTAATTTGAGTGGTTTGTTCTTTAAGGGCATTTGCTTCCTGTGGTTTACCCGATTTAAACAACATCCCGATTTCCCTGGAAATGGAGTTCAATTGGGCAAGTTTACCATCCATCTCAGTCTGGATAGCCCTTCTTTTTTCATCTAAGTCAGATACCTTATTCAGCAAAGGCTCTGCATCCAGATTTCGTTTTTTAAGCGCTGTGACCAGCTGCTCCTTGTGATCCCTTATGTGCTGTAATACTAGCATTTACTTTATTTAAGACACAAATTTACGCTTAATTGCCGAAAATTATGGGCGGCCCACTGAATGATTTTTATCAAGTGCCAGAGGAGATGGAAGGATCCAGTTGTGGTGTTTAAAGGGATGCCATTCCTCTGCCGCAAGATCAACGGAGGAGTCGATAAAAGGTTGTAGCGGGCGACCGTTGATACTTACTCTGGCTTTAGCATAAACAGCAATGTTTTGTCCTCTTTGGGCGTATTCCTTTTTCAGAAATTGCGCAAACTGCCATATATAATCAGGATAGCAGGCCACTTTCTCCTGCTGTCCGGGACTGAGAAAAAGTCCGGGTGGTATAGTCGATGATTCTCCGGTCTCTTTGTCCACGAGGGTAAATTGAATAATTCCTGCTCTGGTTCTCAGCATCATTCTCCAGCTCATCCTATGGCCTTCTTCCGTCCATAAGACATCTCCGGGGATAACATAGTGCCTTAATGGTAGAGCCAACTGTACTAAAAAATAGATCCCCAAACCGGCGAACAGGGTATTTTTATATCCGGGAATACGAATCTCCTCAGCAGTGTAGGGCGCCTTTTTCCTGAAAAAGATTTTCCGAATTTGTTCGGGCGGGAAGAAAAAAACGCTAAATGCCAGAGCCAGATAGGGAAATATTCCGATTTGAAATACAATTGAATTAAAGAGGTGGAAGAATATAGAAAAGCCAAATGCCCACTTCCTTGTTGGCTTCCATAAGAGGGCAGGGACGATCAACAGGTCAAATAAAATACCAACAATACCAATCCCTAAATGTATATACGGTTGTTGCAGTAGTTCACCAATCAGGGGATAGGAAGCTTTTCCTTTCATCAGAATGGCGATAATTGAAAGATCGAGCCAGTCTGCGTAGAGTTTTGCGATGGCTGCGTAGGTATAGACGATAAATAGCTGAAGAATAATAGTCCACTTAACCCAGGCAGGCATGTGGGTTGAAAGGAGGGTGGGATCCCTCTTGCTGTCTAAGGAGGAATAGCGTTCAGCAGGCAGGAAACACATTAAAAAAGATATGAGGATCAGCAGGTAATAGTGATTGTTGTAGGCTGTTTTTTGCATCAGGTAGACTGCAGTCCATAACAGGGTAAAAAGGATGACACTTCCCCTGTATTTATAGCCGAGAGCAATGAAAATCCCCAGAACCCCCATAAGAATAAAATAGTAGTACATGCCATTTCCGGGAAGGGGTTGAAGCCATTCAAAATCGATAAAGGAGAAGGTAAATGAAGGTTCAACCAGGGTTCTTCGGACCCAGCCTGTGAGGATAGCTCCAAAACTTTCAAAGCTTATGAGGAGGCCAAAGAAGATTCGGAATACAATCAGAGCACTGTTGTCTACCCGTTTAAAAAGCAGCTGCCTTAACATCTAAGCCGAAATTATTCTTCGAGTTGTTTCCTGATCTTTCTTAAGCTGTTCTTTTAATTCGTCCAGCGTATCAAACTTTTGCTCTTCCCTTATCCATTGCAGAATATTGATCTGTATGACCTTGTTGTAGAGATTTTCCTTAAAGTCGAGAAAATGGATCTCAATACTTTGATCTTGTCCGTCAACGGTTGGATTAAAGCCGATGTTCATCATCCCGTAGACCCTTTGACCCTTTATATGGCTCTCAATGACATAGGCTCCGTTTTTGGGGATAAGCTTATAGGTCTCTTCGATCCTGAGGTTGGCGGTAGGAAAACCCAGCTGCCTTCCCAGTCCTTTGCCTTTGACAATTTTTCCTGTAAGCATATAGCTATAGCCCAAATAAGAGTTGGCAGTAACCACATCGCCTTCCAGAAGAGCATTTCGAATCTTTGTGGAACTGACCGCTACAGCCTCAATTTCCTGAGCTGGAATTTCTTCTACCTCAAATTCGAGAGTGTTTCCAAAGGCAATGAGATCATTTATGTTGGCATTCCTGTTCCGGCCAAATCGGTGATCATATCCTATAATGACTTTTTTGGCGTGGAGGGCATTGACCAGCATATCCCTTACAAAGGCGGTGGCGCTTAGCCTGGAAAACGTCTTTGTAAAAGGCTGGATAATTAAGTAATCGATTCCCAGTTCTTCCAGGATTTTCTTTTTTTCCCCGATTGTATTGAGGAGTTTTAGATCAGAATCTTTTTGTAAAACCATTCGCGGATGGGGGAAGAAAGTAAGGACAGCCGCCACTCTGTTATTGAGTCTGGCATCATTTATGAGACGTTCAAGTATCAGCTTATGCCCTATATGGACACCATCAAAAGTCCCAATGGTGATGACAGAAGCCTGGTTTTTATCGTATTTAGATATGCTTTGAACTGTTACCACACACTTAAAATAATAAAAAGGCTTATTTTTAAAGATTTAAAGTCCCCGAATGACCACAAAACTACGTCTTGTTTTGCCAATAACCATGTTATTTGCCTGCTTTTACGTAGTGGGGCAAAGTCAATATTGGCAGCCTGCTGAGGTTCAAAACAATATATTGTCTTCCGATCTCAAGGGTTTAGATGCCCAGAAAGTACAATATTTTTCACTTCAGGAATCTCTTTTAAACAGAGAGCTGGAAAAAATTACCTCCCAAAGGGTAGATCAGACCCTGGTATACTTTCCAGATGCAGAAGGACAACTCACTGCTTTTGAGGTAGAAGAAACTCCTGTTTTTTCTCCTGAACTTACAGCCAAATACCCTGAAATAAGGTCCTACTCCGGAATTGGAGTCAACGACAAATCAAAAAGAGTCCGATTCAGTGTTTCGCCA
This DNA window, taken from Muriicola soli, encodes the following:
- a CDS encoding tetratricopeptide repeat protein — translated: MMKALIFWLCFVTALPLFSQDDFLAKQYFNDGEYEKALVFYERLVAQNPRRMDFAENMVRCYQQLEAYDKAEAFLLNKIESGSAYPTIYIELGYNYRLQEKITQAGEYYDKALEAIETNPNYGYGIGVGFQRFALLDYALKAYERAMELNPQLDYYFQIALIYGEQGKIKKMFEAYLELLGNGRSTLGNVIGRISSFINEDPNNENNRLLREVALKKAQKEPAVLWNELLSWLFVQQKQYKYAFLQEKAIFKRTGEASIERLEALGENALESKSLEIAIEIFRYIDKNSVDRITQLNAQLNLLDIELMSASEKDYAGIESKYQELVSEYGYQPTTLQLQVAYANFLTFKKNESGKAIPILKEAIDLPLTKYGEAYIKMALGDILVFDQKFNEALIYFSQIQKNLKNDVLGQEARFKVAQTSFYKGDFDWSLTQLKVLRGSTSQLIANDAMQLSLLISDNSFEDSTQTALKKYAKADLLAYQNKNEEAISILEEIMQQHKGEKIEDEALLKQAELFVEKGDYDSALYNYTKIVEFYGDDILADDAHFAMAELFRNTLNQPEKAKYHYEKILYNYQDSYFFPQARKNFRILRGDSIN
- the serS gene encoding serine--tRNA ligase codes for the protein MLVLQHIRDHKEQLVTALKKRNLDAEPLLNKVSDLDEKRRAIQTEMDGKLAQLNSISREIGMLFKSGKPQEANALKEQTTQIKEDSKKLGEELNEVVSDLDQALYLIPNIPNELVPAGNSEEDNEEVIREGDIPELNEGALPHWELAKKYDIIDFELGVKITGAGFPVYKGKGARLQRALISYFLDKNTEAGYREMQVPHLVNATSGFGTGQLPDKEGQMYHITADDLYLIPTAEVPVTNILRDTILPLKDLPVCYTGYTPCFRREAGSYGSDVRGLNRLHQFDKVEIVRVEEPSNSYKALDGMVAHVQNILRELELPYRILRLCGGDLGFTSALTYDFEVFSTAQDKWLEISSVSNFETYQANRLKLRYKDKNGKTQLAHTLNGSSLALPRVLAGILENYQTKDGILVPKVLIPYTGFELID
- a CDS encoding HTTM domain-containing protein, translated to MLRQLLFKRVDNSALIVFRIFFGLLISFESFGAILTGWVRRTLVEPSFTFSFIDFEWLQPLPGNGMYYYFILMGVLGIFIALGYKYRGSVILFTLLWTAVYLMQKTAYNNHYYLLILISFLMCFLPAERYSSLDSKRDPTLLSTHMPAWVKWTIILQLFIVYTYAAIAKLYADWLDLSIIAILMKGKASYPLIGELLQQPYIHLGIGIVGILFDLLIVPALLWKPTRKWAFGFSIFFHLFNSIVFQIGIFPYLALAFSVFFFPPEQIRKIFFRKKAPYTAEEIRIPGYKNTLFAGLGIYFLVQLALPLRHYVIPGDVLWTEEGHRMSWRMMLRTRAGIIQFTLVDKETGESSTIPPGLFLSPGQQEKVACYPDYIWQFAQFLKKEYAQRGQNIAVYAKARVSINGRPLQPFIDSSVDLAAEEWHPFKHHNWILPSPLALDKNHSVGRP
- a CDS encoding bifunctional riboflavin kinase/FAD synthetase — protein: MVTVQSISKYDKNQASVITIGTFDGVHIGHKLILERLINDARLNNRVAAVLTFFPHPRMVLQKDSDLKLLNTIGEKKKILEELGIDYLIIQPFTKTFSRLSATAFVRDMLVNALHAKKVIIGYDHRFGRNRNANINDLIAFGNTLEFEVEEIPAQEIEAVAVSSTKIRNALLEGDVVTANSYLGYSYMLTGKIVKGKGLGRQLGFPTANLRIEETYKLIPKNGAYVIESHIKGQRVYGMMNIGFNPTVDGQDQSIEIHFLDFKENLYNKVIQINILQWIREEQKFDTLDELKEQLKKDQETTRRIISA